The following coding sequences are from one Pongo abelii isolate AG06213 chromosome 3, NHGRI_mPonAbe1-v2.0_pri, whole genome shotgun sequence window:
- the LOC129058855 gene encoding cytochrome c oxidase subunit 7A2, mitochondrial-like, whose amino-acid sequence MLLNLLALRQIGLRTISTASHRHFKNKVPEKQKLFQEDDGIPLYLKGGVADALLNRATMILTVGGRAYAIYQLAVASFPKKQE is encoded by the coding sequence ATGCTGTTGAATCTGCTGGCTCTTCGTCAGATTGGGCTGAGGACCATAAGCACTGCTTCCcacaggcattttaaaaataaagttccagagaaacaaaaactgTTCCAGGAGGATGATGGAATTCCACTGTATCTAAAGGGTGGGGTAGCTGATGCCCTCCTGAATAGAGCCACCATGATTCTTACAGTTGGTGGAAGAGCATATGCCATATATCAGCTGGCTGTGGCTTCATTTCCCAAGAAGCAGGAGTGA